GCCTCGCCGACCTTGCGGTCCAGGTCGAGCACGCTGCCGGACTGGAGCTGGAGGAGCTGGGCCACCGACATGCTGGCGCGGCCGAGCACGGCGGAGATCGAGACCGGGACGTCGTATACCGCCTGCAGATCGGTGCCGGTCTTCTCCTCCATCTCGATGGACATCTCGGCCATCGGGTTTTCGGAAGGCGCGAATTCGTCGAGCTTGAGTTCGGTGTCGGACATGGCTGTCAGCTCTCGCTTCCGGGAATGAGGGGTTCGGCGTGCAGGCCTTCGGCCGCGAGGGCTGCGTCGAGGGCGGCGGCGACGCGGACGGCGGCCGCGGCGGGGTCGAACGCCGCCGCCCCGTCGCCGAAATCGAGGGTGAAGGCGGCGGGCGCCATGCCGGGCATCGAGCGCACCTGGATCGCGCCGCCGTAGCCGATGGCCTGGGCGGCCTCTTCGAGCACGGCCTGGAGGTTCTCGGCCAGGTCGGGGGCGGCGGCGACCATCAGGCGCGGCGCGGCCTCGATCTCGCGGGCGAGGTTCTCCATGGCGGCCCGGATCGGGGCCTCGGGGAACCTGGCGAGCGCCGCGTCGGCGATGGCCTTGCCGCAGGCCAGCGCCAGCTCGGCCGAGGCCACCCGGTGGTCGTGGGCTACGCCCGCCAGCTTGGGGAAGGCGGCGACGACCGAGGCGGCGACGCTGGAGAGCGCCTGGGCCTGGAGCGCGGCCATGGAGGCCAGGGCCTGGGCCTCGCCCTCGCCGAAGGCCATGGCGCGGACCTGCTCGACCTCTTCGATCGTGAACAGGCGCTTGGGCCGCGGCGGGGCGTAGGCGACGTCGCCGGCGCCGTCGAAGACGGTGTCGAAGCCGAACCTCTGGTGGGGTGCGTCGGCCATCAGTAGATCAGCTCATCGTCGCCGCCGGAGCCGGCCAGCATGATCTCACCCTTGGCGGCGAGGTCCTTGGCGACCTGGACCATGGCCATCTGGGCCTGGTCGACGTCGCGCAGGCGCACGGGGCCCATGCTCTCCATGTCCTCGCGCATGATCTTGGCGGCCCGTTCGGACATGTTGGAGAAGAACATTTCGCGCAGGCCGTCCGAGGCGCCCTTGAGCGCCAGGGCCAGCTGGTCCTTCTCGCAGCCGCGCAGCAGCGTCTGGACGCCGCCGGGATCGAGCTTGCTGAGGTCCTCGAAGACGAACATCAGGGCGCGGATGCGCTCGGCGCTCTCGCGGTTGCGCTCCTCCAGGGCGGCGATGAAGCGCGCCTCGGTCTGGCGGTCGAAGGCGTTGAAGATGTCGGCCATCATCTCGTGGCTGTCGCGCTTGGAGGTGCGCGCCAGGTTCGACATGAACTCGGTCCGCAGGGTCTGTTCGATCTTGTCCAGGATCTCGCGCTGCACCGGCTCCATGCGGAGCATGCGGGTGACGCATTCCAGCGCGAAATCCTCGGGCAGGGCGGCCAGGACGCGGGCGGCGTGCTCGGACTTCACCTTGCTCAGCACGACGGCGACGGTCTGGGGGTATTCGTTCTTCAGGTAGTTGGCGAGCACGGCCTCGTTCACGTTGCCGAGCTTGTCCCACATGGTGCGGCCCGCCGGACCGCGGATCTCCTCCATGAGGGTGTCGACCTTGTCGGCCGGCAGGAAGGCGGCCAGCAGGCGCTGGGTCTGTTCGAACGACCCCATGATCGCGCCGGCGCCGGACATGCCGGAGATGAAGTCCACCAGGAGCTGCTCGACCACCGAGGCTGAGACATTCCCGAGGCCCGCCATGGCCTGGGAAATCTCCTTGATCTCCTCCTCGTCGAGCTGCTGCCAGATCGTGCCGTGATCCTCGCCGAGCGCGAGCAGGATCACCGCGGCCTTTTCGGGGCCGCTCAATCGGGCTGGATCGCTGATGGTCTTGAGCCTGGCGTTCATGTGGTCTCATGCAGCCAGGTGCGCAGGAGCGAGACCGACTCCTCGGGATGGTTGTCGACGAACTCGGCGACCCGCTTGACCGAGGAGGCCTTCACCTGGCCCTCGATGCGCGCGATGTCGATGCGCTGCTCCAGCTCGTTGCCCGGGCCGGGAAGGGCCAGGGCCTGGCCGGTGGCGGGATCGACCTGGACCTGCATCTGCTGGCCGTCATTGGTGGTCACCACCCGGGTCATGCCCGGGCCGGCCGCGGTCAGGTGGGACAGGGAGCGGCCGCCGCCACCGCCCCCACCGCTGTTGCGCAGCAGCGGGCGGACCACGAACAGCATCATCAGGATGGCGACCAGGGCCAGGATCGCCAGCTCCACGGCGCGCATGATGTCGTTCTTGTCGAAGCCCATCAGCGGATTGGCCGCCTCGGTGCCGCCCGCGTCGGCGACGGTAGGGAAACGGACATTGACCACGGTCACCTGGTCGCCGCGGTCGGCGTTGTAGCCGACGGCGGTGCGCACCAGCTGCTCGATGCGGGCCATCTCCTGGGCCGAACGCGGGGTGTAGGCGCCGGGCTTGCCGTCGGCGCCGAGCGCGGTGGCGCCGTCGATGGCCACGGCGACCGACAGGCGCTTCACCTGGCCGGGCTCGTTGACTTCGGTCCGCGTGGTCTTGGAGATCTCATAGTTGGTGGTCGAGGTGGTGGTGGCGCTGGTGGAGCCCGTCAGGCCCTCGTCATTGGCGCCGGCGCCGGTGGGGATGTTGGCGCTGGCCGAGACCCCGCCGTTGGCGTCGGCCGCGTTCTCCTTGGCGCTCTCCTCGTTGGTCGATTCCGAGCGGATCACCTGACCGTCCGGGTCGAAGGTCTCCTGCTGGACGGTGACCCGGGCGAGGTCGAGATCGGCGGTGACATTGACCCGCGCCTTGCCGGCGCCGACCACGCCCTCGACCAGACCCTTGACGGTCTTGGCGATGCGCTGCTCGACCTCGCTGCGGCGGCCGTCGGCGGCCTGGCCGGCGAAGCCGTCCTCGCCAGCCGAGAGCTGTTTGGCGTGCTGGTCGACCACGGTGACGCGGCCGGGCTTCAGGTTCGGCACGGCGCTGGCGATCAGGTTCTGGATGGCCTGGACCTGGTCCTGGCTGGGCTCGCGCCCGCCGACCCCGATGCTCACCGAGGCCGAGGGCTGCTCGGCCTCTTCCTCGAAGAGCTGGCGCTTGGGCAGGACCAGGTGGACGCGGGCCGAGGCCACGCCGTCCAGGCTCTGGATGGTGCGGGCCAGTTCCCCTTCCAGGGCGCGCTGGCGGTTGAGCTGCTGGACGAAGTCCGTCTGGCCCATGGTGTTGCCGCCGTCGAAGATCTCGTAGCCCACCGAGCCCGAGGTCGGCAGGCCCTTGCCCGACAGCATCAGGCGCGTTGAGGCGACCTCGTCGCGCGGGACCATGATGGTGGAGCCGTCGCCCTTGACCTCGTACTTGACGCCGCCCTGGTCGAGGGCCGCGGTGATCGAGCCGGCTTCCTTCAGGTCGAGGTTCGAATAGAGCAGCGCCTTGGGTTCGCCCAATCCCATGGTCAGGGCGAACAGCGCCGCGGCGACGCCCGCTCCGATCCCCAGGATGGCCGCCAGCCGTCCGATTCCGAACTTCTGCAGGGCGGCGACGAAGCTATTCAACGCGGGCGTCCTTCCCGAGATACGCGGGACGAACGCAGAAAGCCGCCCGCCGCTAGGCAGGATTTACCCAGTGCTTGGTAAACGACGCGTTTAAAGCCGTGGTGAAGGCGGCGGCAAATCGTACTGAATTTATTCAGTAACCTTTATTTCCGCCTCGGGCGGCGCGGGCCCGTGTTCATGAATTCCCGCCCAGGCGCCGAATCAGCCGCTCCAGGGGCTGAGGACGCCCCAGAACCACAGCACCACGGCGAAGGCGGAATAGAGCAGCACCGTCACCGAGAAGGCGAGCTTGCGCAGCGGCGTCCAGGAATCCACCCGCCGGCCGCCGCGCCAGATGGCCGGCAGCAGGAGCAGGGTCGCCAGGGTGAGCGCCGCGGCCACCAGGGCGCAGGCGGAGGCGATGAACAGGAAGGGTCCCGGCCAGCCGTACATCACATTGGCGATGTCGCCGGTGCGCGAGGCCCACAGCCCGAACAGGACCAGCATGGTCAGCCACAGGGCGGCCTGGATGTTCTGGATCAGGCTGGCGCGGCTCTGCACCGGTGTCTCGCGGAACTCCCGGCGGTTGCGCAGGAAGATGCCGGCCAGGGTCGCGGCGGCGGCGGCGCCGGTCAGGATCGCCAAGGTCATGGCCGTGGAGGGATTTTTCCAGAAGCCGGCCCGCTCGAAGGTCTGGTCGCCGAAGGCGCCCTGGAAGCTCTTGGCGCGGTCGTCGCCCATCTTGAAGGCCAGGTGTTCGGAGCCGGTGGTGGAGATGAAGCGGCCCTCGGCGAGATCGCCCTCGGGGACCCAGGTCTTGGCGCCGAGGAAGTTCGTCGTGACCAGACGGCCCCGGCCGTCGACCTTGACGGTGGTCCCGCCCGTGGCCAGGCCGACGATCGACTCCAGGCCGCGATAGGCGCGGCGGGTGCCCAGATAGTAACCCTCAAAGGCGCGAGCCTGGTCCTTCAACGCCTCCGAACCGGGACGCGGATAGGCCTGCGGTGGGGCGTAGAACTGGCCCACCACCTGGCCGGCCAGACCCATGGCCAGATCGCCGCCGGTCTCGGTGTTGGTGCTGACGAAGACGCCCAGGCCGAGATTCGGCACGACCACCATGTTCGACAGGAAGGACAGGGTGCCGCCGGCGTGGCCGAAGCCGGTGCGCCCGCCGGGCAGGCTGTATTCGATGAAGCCGTGGCGCCAGCCGCTGATCCCGGCCGGGGTCTTGCGCAGCGGGGTGCGGAAGGCCTGGGCCGCGCCGGGGCCGTAGATGGTCGCGCCGTCGATCACGCCGCCGTTCAGCAGGAGCTGCATGTAGCGGGCCATGTCGGCCGCGGTGGACGAGGCCGAGCCGGCGGGGGCGATGTGGCCGATATGTTCGAACGGCCGCGCCTCGAAGCCGCTCGGGGTCCAGCGATAGCCCTCGGAGATATTGCCCGCCAGGCGGCGGGGGATGGCGCCCGCGATGCCCGACTTCGGCTCGTGCGGCTCGCGGAAACTGGTGTTGCGCATGCCGGCGGGCATGAGGATCGACTCCTCGATCAGCCGCTCGAAGGGTTTGCCCGAGACATAGGACACCGCCTCGCCGGCCAGGGCCGCGCCGTAGTTGGAATAGCTGGCGACCTCGCCCGGAGCGCGGACGCGCCGCGGCCGTTCCTGGCGCAGATACTCGTCCATCGACCGCTCGCGGGCGAAGTTGCGCTCGAACAGGTGGCCCAGCGCACGGTCCTCGAAGCCCGGCGAATGGTCCATGAGGTTGACGATCCGCACGGGTGTGCGGAAGCCCTGGTCGCGGATCTGCAGGCGTTCGGGCAGGTAGAGATTGACCGGGGCGTCCTTGCGGATGCGGCCGGCCTCGATCTCCTTCATCAGGGCGATCCAGGTGAAGGTCTTGGAGATCGAACCCACGCGGAACAGGGTGGCGTCCGGATCGACCTTGCGGGCGGGGTTGAGGCTCGCGAAGCCGTAGCCCTTCTTGAGGACCACCTGGCCGTTCTGCACCACCGAAACGGTGACGCCGGCGATGTGGTCGCGGGCCATGGCGCTGCGCACCACGCCGTCGACGAAGGCCTCGAGTTCGGCCGGGGGCAGGGTCTCGGCGGGGGCCAGGCGCGCGCCGCTGGGGGTGACCGGCAAGGCGGGGACCACGCCGATCGGGGCCGTGGGCGTCGCCGCCGCCGCCGTGGCGGCGGGCGCCGGCCGGGTCGCCGCCGGGCGTGGCGCGGCAGGGCGGGCAGGGCGCTGCAGGCTGGTATAGGGCGCCGGCGCTGCTGGGATGGGCGCCGCGGGGATGGGCGCGGCGGGGATGGGCGCCGCGGGCGCGGCCTGGTCCTGCGCCAGGGCGGCGGAGCCAGCGCACAGGGTGAGGGCGGCCGCCAAAACGGCCTTGATCGTCAAACGCATGTAAGAATTTCCGCCCACCGGTTCATGCAGGTAAGTCCCCTTGTAGGCGCCCTCTTGGGACAGCGCTAGTCGGCGTCCGGCGGTCCGCTGGGGAAGGAATAGAGCGGCAGCATCGGCCGCAGTTCCGCCCCGATCGACAGCTGTGGTTCGGAGGGCGGCTTCATGCCCTCCTGGATTTCGCGCAGGGCCACGCAGCTCTTCACCGACGAGGCCAGGGCCGCGAAGTCCTTGGAGAGGGGGCTGGTCTTCAGCACGCAGTCGTCGAAGAACGGATAGACGCTGTCCTCGCCGCAGCCGAACGAGGTCCGGTCGGGTCGCGCGGCGGTCAGGATCATGCGGTTGGGCGCGGCCAAGGGCCGCACGAAGACCCCGGAGAAACAGGCCGACATCACCACGATGGTCGGCCGCTGGGCGCAGGTGGCGTCCAGCATGGCGTTGAGAATTCCGGGGCTGAGGATCTGCTTGTCGATGACCACGCCCTGCGGCGCCCCGTGCGAGGTGAAGTAGATCAGGCAGCCGGACCTGGCCTTGCCCGAAAGCTCTTCCAGCGCCTTGTAGATCGCCCGCGGATCGGACTTCTGGGGGCTGTCCTTGTAGCGGTCCGGCCGCACCGAGAAGGTGCGCAGGTTGCCCTGGGCGAACCCGATCCGCCGCAGTTCCCGGGAGACGTCGCGGCGCGCGTTGTCGAAGGCCTCGGTGGGGCCGCCGGCGCTGCCGTGATAGTCGCCGGCCACCACCACGGCGGCCCAGTCGGCGAAGGGATTGGCGAGCGCCGGCGCGGCCCAGCCCAGCAGCAGGGCTGCAAACGCGCCGGCCAGGCCCGCGCGCGGCGCCATCCTATTTCTTGTACTGCTGGAAGGGGGTGGGCACCGCGGTCCCCGTGGCCTTGGCCAGCAGCCGGCCCTCGGCGTCGTAGAGCTCGCCCTCGGTGAAGGCGATGGTCCGGCCCCACTTGGCGACACGGCCGATCCCTGTCAGCTTTCCGGGCGCGCCGGGGCGGAAGAAGGTCGTCTTCATCTCGGCGGTGGGCGCCACGTGGGTCATGCCCGAGGCGACCATGCAGGCCACGGACATGGCCTCGTCCAGCATGGCGCACATATAGCCGCCCTGGATCTGGCGCATGGGGTTGAGCAGGAGCTCGGCCTTGGCGTCGAACTCCACCTCAACCGAGCGCTCGGCCTGGCTCACCGCCACTAGCCGGAACCCCAGGGTCTGGGAGCCGGTGGGCTGGTTCTTCGTGCGTTGGAAGCGCGCGAGGATGGCCTCGTCGGTTAGGGCTTCGGGCTCGGCGGCGACGTCGGTCATGCGGCCTACTTTTTCCGGAAGGTGTCGAGGGAGACGACATTGGGCGCGTCGGGGTCGACTTCGACATTGGATGCATCGGCAGTCTTTTCGGCCCCGCGCGCGGCCGCCGGAGCCTCGCTCGACGCGACCCCCGCGGGCGCTTCGAACTGCAGCAGGAACTGGACGCTGGGATCGTAGAAACGCGTCACCGCCGCATAGGGCACCGACAGCCGCTTGGGCTGGCCGCCGAACTTCAGGGTGACGGAGAAGAAGGTCTCGCCCGGCGCCAGGTCCCAGTACTGGTGCTGCAGGACGATGGTCATTTCATCGGGGTACTTGCCGAGCAGGTCGTTGGGGCCGGAGACGCCCGGGGCCTCGGTCTTGAAGGTGATGTAGAAATGGTGCGCGCCCGGCAGGCCGTCCGGCGCCGCGGCGCGGCGCAGCGCCGTCTTCACCACGCCGCGCAGGGCCTCCTGGGCCATGGCCTCGTAGTGCATCTGGTCTTGGGCCGGCGGCTCCTGAGCCATGGGATCTCCGGAAATCACTTGTGGCGCGGAGGGTAGCGCTTCGGCGCTGGGGCGCAAGGCGGCTCGCGCCGGAGGTGCGCATTGAATTCGCCGAAAAGGAAGTGGAGGGGTTCTGTTGCAAGGCCCCCTCCGAGCCCCGCCTAACGCTGCTAAGACGCTAGGAGTTTATGTCGAAATCTATCGAACCGCTTACGCGGCCAAACGGACTTCTTCAGCGAAGTTATCGTTCGCATTTAGTTTAAAGGCCCGAAACGGTGAGCCACGCCGAGAGAAAGCAACACCTTTACACGTCTGTCGATGCTGATCGGCCCCGCACTTTCCGGCGATAACCCCGGGGGAAGATTGGTGGAGCCGCCGGGAATCGCACCCGGGTCCAGTCCGCTTATTACGTGCGCGTTTATCTCCATAGTCGGGCCGAAGCCCGACACCCCCAATATAGGGGCGATGGGTCGGGTTTTGAAGACCATATGGAAATCCGCCGTTCGCGAAGCGCGGACGGACGCGGCGATTTCGCCAGTCGCCGCGCGGCCTTCGCCAACGGATTCGGGGCTGGGCAAGGCCTTCCGCTAGCCTCTGGGCAACGTTTTCGCACCCCAAGAGGACCCTGACATGAGCCCGCTTCTGCACGCCGCCCGTCCCATCCTGATCGACCTGGCCGCCACCTTCCTCTTCTACGGCGTGCTCGCCGCCACCGGGAACGTCACGCTGGCCACCGCCCTGGGCGTGGCCCTGGGGATCGCCCAGGTGGCGGCCCTCAAGCTGCGCGGGATGCCCATCAGCGGCATGCAGTGGGCGAGCCTGGGCCTGGTCGTGGTGATGGGCGGAGCCACCCTGCTGACGAAGGACGCGCGCTTCATCCTGATCAAGCCGACCATCATCTATGCGGTGATCGGCGCGGCCATGCTGCAGCGGGGCTGGATGAGCCGCTACATGCCGCCGATCTCCGCCGGCCGGATCCCGGCCGGCCTGATCGTGGGCGCCGGCTATGCCTGGGCCGGACTGATGTTCCTGAGCGCCGCGCTCAACCTGGCCCTGGCCCTCACCGTCGACGCCAAGACCGCCGCCGGCGTCATGGCGGCGTGGTCGCCGGTCTCGAAGATCGTGCTGTTCGCCGGCCAGTATCTGCTGTTCCGCCACATCGCCGTGCGACACATCCGCGGCGGCGCCCAGCCTGCCGAGATCACGGCGTAGGCGGCGTCTCCCCCTCGGCCGGCGGCGGTTCGAAGGCCGGGGCCTGAGGTCGGGCGTTGGGCGCTGGCTTCAGGCGCCCCCCGTCGGCGATCAGCCCCTGATAGGCCCGGCGCGCGGCGGAGAAGTCCGCCCCGCCGGGCCAGATCACGTCGAAGCGCGGCTCATGGCCGAGGGCCAGGCTGAACGCGGCCTCCAGGATGTCGGCGGCCTCACCCACCTCCGCGCTGTCACAGGCCCGGCGGACGGCGCGCGAGCGTCCCGGGACCATCAGGGTCAGGTCGTAGGAGGTGCCGTCGACGCAAAGGGCGTCGGCCGCGCCCGAGCCGTCGTCGACCCGCACCTCGCGCGGCGCGTTCCAGATAGGATGTTCGCGCAGGGCCAGGAGCCGCGATGCCGAGTCGCCCGGCGCCTGGGCGTCGAAACCGACCCGCCGCGCGATCCCCGCCTCGCAGCAGCCCAGTCCGGCCCGGCCCTGGACGAAGACGTCGCCCGTCCGGCGCACGGTGACGCGGATCAGGGTCTGGCGGGTGGAGGAGGCGGGGCGCACCGCCACCTCCAGGATCATCTCGCCCCCGAACAGAATCTGGTTCTGCAGGGGTTGCAGGCCCCAGAGGCGGTAGAGCAGGGGGTCATAGCCGTTGTCGATCGCGACCAAGCGGTCGCCGCGACCGAGCCGGCGGCCAGCCAGGGGGTCTGCGGCCTCGGAGAGCTTCGGCCGCTTGTCGTCCCACCAGGTCTTGGGGTCGGGGGGAGGATAGGGCCAGTCGGCGCCGGGCTGGGCCGCCTCCTGAGCAAGGGCGGGTGAAGCCAGGAGCATCAGGAGGAAGGGGAGCAGTGCGGCCGGTCGGACCATCCAGCCCTCCTCACATGGCTTTCGCGCCCCTGGTGATGGAAAGCACGCCGGTGCGCGAGAGTTCCACCAGGCCCAGCGGCCGCATCAGGTCCACGAAGCTGTCGATCTTCGAGGGCGCCCCGGTGAGTTCGAAGACGAAGCTCTCATGGGTGGTGTCGATCACCTTGGCCCGGAAGATGTCGGAGACCCGCAGGGCCTCCACGCGCTCGGCGCCGGAGCCCTTGACCTTCACCAGGGCCAGTTCGCGCTCCAGGCCGTTGGGGTCGCGGGTCACGTCCTGGACGTGGCGGGTGGCGACCATCTTCTCGAGCTGGGCCTCGATCTGAGCCAGCACATGCGGCGCGCCGCGGGTGACGATGGTGACGCGGCTGGTGTGGGCGCGGCGGTCGGTCTCGGCCACCGTCAGGCTCTCGATATTGTAGCCGCGCGCGGCGAACAGCCCGACCAGCCGGTGCAGGACGCCCGGTTCGTTGTCCACCAGGATGGCGAAGGTGGCGAGGTTCTCGGCCTCTTCCTCGTGGGCGAGATCGTAGACGGAGGCGGGCTGGGTGTCGGTGGTCATGGCTGTGCGTCTCGTTCGGGTCGCCGAGCAGGTCTCACATGCGCGCGGCCGGGGCAAGTCGGCGTGCGCGCGCCGCACGGCTCGCCCATAGCCAGGCGCTCCCGTCGGGCGTAAGCTTTGCCGGGGAGCTAGCCCATGATCGAGGGACCTTCGTCCGGCGATGACGCGGCGCAGGAGGCCGGCGCGCCCGTCTTGGCTGCGGCCCAGATCGCGCTGGGACTCGGCCTGCGCGGGTCCGGCGATCGCGAAATCGCCAAGCGAGCCTCCGAACTGCTGGTCAAGCAGAGCCAGATGCTCGACCTCCAGATGGAGGACATGCATGAGCAGCGGCAGCTCCAGATCTCCCACCTTCGCCTGCGCCGCTGGATCTCCTGGTTCAGCCTGGGGCTTCGTGGCCTGACCGTCCTGGTCGGGGTCGGCTTGGTTGCGACCTTCGGCCTCCTGCTCTGGCAGGCAAGCAACGCCAGGGGCGTGGTGATCGCGCCATTCTCCGCCCCGCCGGACTTGGTCGCCCGCGGCCTGTCCGGCGAGGTGCTGGCCAACCGCCTGTTGGACGAACTGGCGGCGCTGCAGTCGCAGACCGACTCCGCCCGCGCAGCCAACACCTTCCGCAGCGCCTTGGATGACGAGATCAAGGTGGAGATCCCCCAGACCGGCGTCTCGCTCGGCGAACTGCTGCAGGTCCTTCGAAAATGGCTCGGACATGAGACGCGGATTTCCGGAGACGTGGTGAAGGGGCCGGCGGGGCTGACCGTTACGAGCCGCGTGAACGGATCGCCGGCCGTCACCGTCACGGGCGACGAGGCCGCCTTGGGCGACCTCATCCGAACAGCGGCCGCGGCCGTCTACGCCCAGGCCCAGCCCTACCGCTACGGGGTCTACCTGGCCCGCAACGGTCGAACCGACGAGGCCAGCGATGTTCTGGACACGCTCTCGCGGCGAGGTCCGCCGACAGAGCGAGCCTGGGCCTATATCGGCCTGGGCTCCCTCGCGGCCGATCCACAGGAACGCCTGACCCTGCTTCGGCGGGGACTTGCGCTCAATCCGCGTCTCGCGCCCGGATGGACGGCGCTCGCCGAAGAGGAAGGCAACCTCGGTCACGACGAGGCCGCCCTCGCCGCCCTGCGAAAGGCTGGCGACCTTCTCGCCCTCCGGGGCGCAGGCGGCACCTCGCCCGTCGCCGCGGCCCAGGGCCGGCTGCGTGTCGAGGCGGCTCAGGCCGAGGCCGTCGGGGACTTCGCACGCGCCAGCCGCGCCTGGTCGGACGCGGCCCTGCAAGCGGGCAACCGGGCGATCAGCGCCGAGGCCGGCGCGCGGGAGGCTATCGACCTGGCCTTCAATCACGACCTGGCGGAACTGGACGACGCGAAGAGATGGGATCTGGCTGATCCTACCGCCTATGGCCCGCTCCTGAGGGCCAAGGCCGAAATCGCTCGCGCCACGGTGACTGACGACTGGGCCGGCACGGTGACGGCGCTCGAGGCCATCGAGCGCACGGCCCAGGGGCGCGGGCCGGACGCCTATAGTCCGTCCATCTGGGCGACCCAGGTCCACCCCTGGCGCGCATACGCCCTGGCGCGGAGCGGTCGGCTGGCGGAGGCCAGGGCGCTGGCGGCGGCCACCCCCGGCGACTGCTATCCCTGCCTGAGGGCGCGAGGGCTGGTAGAAGCCGCCGGCGGCGACCGGCGCGCCGCGCAGGTCTGGCTGGATCGGGCGATCAGCAGTGCGCCGTCGCTTCCGTTCGCCTATGTCGAGCGTGCGCGGCTCGCCCTCCTGTCCGGCGATCCCAGGCAGGCCACGACCCTGGCCAAGCGCGCCCGGGAAGTCGCACCGCGATGGGCGGACGCGGCGGCCGTGTCGGCCGAGGCGCACCAGAGGCTGGGCCGGTGTGCCGACGCGCGCCGTGACTTCGCGACCGCCACCGCCCTGGCGCCGAATTGGAGGCCGAGACCCCGGGCGACGGGGGCGTGCGCGGAGGCTAGCCCTCCAGGGAGATGATCTCGCGCTCGATTTCGGCGGCCCGGGTCGCCGAGGGCGGCGGGTCGGCGAACAGCTCGGTCTGCAGGGCGTTGACCCATATCAGCTTCCGGGCGGCGGCTTCGCCGGTCTGGTTGCTCAGGGCGCCTTCCAGGGTTTCGAGGCGCCGGCTTAGGTCCAGCAGGACCTCAGCGGACGCGGCGACCGACGTATCGGTCGTGGCGGTGGTGGTGGTCTGCACGGTTCCAGCCATGGTCCTCGGCGGCCCACGAGTCTGAGCCGAGGTTTCGCCCGTGAACAACACAAGAGACACGGCGAGCGTGCTGAAGATCAAACGATGGCGCATGGAATCTCCTGCCGGCGGCAGCCGAAGTCGATCGACCCTGGTTAACGCTGGCCCCCCACCACGGGCACAG
This genomic stretch from Phenylobacterium sp. LH3H17 harbors:
- the ilvN gene encoding acetolactate synthase small subunit, translated to MTTDTQPASVYDLAHEEEAENLATFAILVDNEPGVLHRLVGLFAARGYNIESLTVAETDRRAHTSRVTIVTRGAPHVLAQIEAQLEKMVATRHVQDVTRDPNGLERELALVKVKGSGAERVEALRVSDIFRAKVIDTTHESFVFELTGAPSKIDSFVDLMRPLGLVELSRTGVLSITRGAKAM